A genomic window from Oceanobacillus timonensis includes:
- a CDS encoding HPr family phosphocarrier protein yields MVERYVSLEKINDVKDFVEIVSRFDYKAEIVSDTYILSAKSIMGIYSLDLTEPLKLRVHADNCDDLLADIATYLRDEKVK; encoded by the coding sequence ATGGTTGAGCGTTATGTGAGTTTAGAAAAGATTAATGATGTAAAGGATTTTGTGGAAATCGTATCTCGCTTTGATTATAAGGCGGAGATTGTATCAGACACGTATATTTTGAGTGCGAAATCCATTATGGGGATATATAGCCTGGATTTGACAGAACCGCTGAAGCTGCGTGTTCATGCAGACAATTGTGATGATTTATTAGCAGATATTGCCACGTATCTTCGTGATGAAAAAGTAAAATAG